A single genomic interval of Spirochaetota bacterium harbors:
- a CDS encoding DUF362 domain-containing protein, which produces MGKVGITKTDNGIKEGLIDALDLIGGLSNFVERNDRVMLKPNLNGVTGLTNIVLTESLLQLLLDCRVKKIIIAESTFGDKRNTDRLFKETGYAALAKRYGIELVNLNASEAIVTPVKNPLITDRVKIAKEVFEADKIINLPNMKVHYATGISLSLKNLKGFLVGREKRRFHEIGLDDAIVDLNNTIKPHLSIIDCISCMEGMGPFGGDIIDLNLIIAGVNSAEVDFIGSTVMGYELHEVRHLAKFIELNNIDLKKIQVIGERIETVRHPFTKVDFGNVIPEKITMHSRNACSTCENAFLLSCKFLEGIINTDIDVYIGSLHDEICKSAKYKIAFGNCCRSGSNFTAKIKGCPPLPFRLNECLNKFGVIGKDKDNHLGKG; this is translated from the coding sequence ATGGGAAAAGTAGGCATAACAAAAACAGACAATGGGATTAAAGAGGGGCTAATAGACGCGCTCGATCTGATAGGAGGGCTGAGCAATTTTGTTGAGCGAAACGATAGAGTAATGCTCAAACCGAACTTGAATGGAGTGACCGGTTTAACAAACATTGTGCTCACGGAATCATTGCTTCAACTGCTTCTGGATTGCCGTGTCAAAAAAATTATCATCGCCGAATCAACATTCGGTGATAAACGAAATACTGATCGGCTGTTCAAAGAGACAGGCTATGCAGCCCTTGCAAAGAGGTACGGCATTGAACTCGTCAATCTGAATGCCTCTGAAGCTATTGTAACTCCTGTTAAAAATCCTCTTATTACTGACAGAGTGAAAATCGCAAAAGAGGTATTTGAAGCTGATAAAATTATAAATCTGCCAAACATGAAGGTTCACTATGCAACAGGAATTTCCCTATCCCTTAAGAACCTGAAAGGATTTCTTGTCGGTAGGGAGAAGAGGCGCTTCCACGAAATCGGGCTTGATGACGCTATTGTTGATCTTAATAACACCATAAAACCCCATCTTAGTATCATTGACTGTATATCATGCATGGAAGGCATGGGTCCCTTTGGTGGTGATATTATTGATCTAAACCTGATAATCGCGGGCGTTAACTCAGCAGAGGTTGATTTTATTGGCAGCACTGTTATGGGATATGAATTACATGAGGTAAGGCATCTTGCCAAATTCATTGAACTGAATAACATTGACCTAAAAAAAATTCAGGTAATTGGAGAAAGAATCGAAACTGTTAGACATCCCTTCACAAAGGTTGATTTTGGGAATGTAATTCCTGAGAAGATCACCATGCACAGCAGGAACGCATGCAGCACATGCGAGAATGCATTTCTTTTATCCTGTAAATTTCTTGAAGGTATAATAAACACTGACATCGATGTATATATAGGATCATTACACGATGAAATATGTAAATCCGCCAAATATAAGATTGCATTCGGCAATTGTTGCAGAAGCGGATCGAATTTCACCGCTAAGATTAAGGGATGTCCTCCATTACCCTTCAGGCTTAATGAATGTCTGAATAAATTTGGAGTTATTGGGAAGGATAAAGATAATCATTTGGGGAAAGGATGA
- a CDS encoding cation transporter, with product MKSCCDNNCAVDALHHKQRSTLIYVLWINAFMFIAIAVAALYGKSTALLSDSLDNLGDALTYGLSLYAVSKGPTIKARVALFKGGLIFVAASLVVIQIIYRLVNPLVPSYEVMSIFSIAGLIANAVCLLLLWRHRDEDINMSSVFECSRNDIASNLSVILAAIGVWVLNSGLPDVIIATLLAVFLLRSSVSVIKGALSELAQSNQSVNRDAR from the coding sequence ATGAAATCTTGTTGTGATAATAATTGCGCTGTCGATGCGCTGCATCATAAGCAACGTAGCACTCTTATTTATGTATTGTGGATCAATGCCTTTATGTTTATTGCTATAGCTGTGGCAGCGCTTTATGGTAAATCTACCGCCTTGCTTTCAGACAGCTTAGACAATTTAGGCGATGCGCTGACATATGGTTTGAGCCTGTACGCTGTATCTAAAGGTCCAACTATAAAGGCAAGGGTTGCTCTGTTTAAAGGTGGTTTGATATTCGTTGCAGCCAGTCTTGTTGTTATTCAGATAATCTATAGATTGGTCAATCCTTTAGTGCCTTCATATGAAGTGATGAGCATATTTAGTATTGCTGGACTAATAGCAAACGCTGTATGTCTATTATTGCTTTGGCGACATCGGGACGAAGATATAAACATGAGTTCAGTGTTTGAGTGTTCACGAAATGATATTGCATCGAATTTATCAGTTATCTTAGCTGCTATCGGTGTTTGGGTGCTTAACTCAGGGTTGCCGGATGTAATTATTGCAACACTCCTGGCAGTGTTTCTTTTGAGATCATCTGTGAGTGTAATAAAGGGAGCGCTATCTGAGTTAGCGCAATCCAACCAATCCGTCAACAGGGACGCTAGATAA
- a CDS encoding PEGA domain-containing protein, producing MCLFKAKFNIFCIILTVAIMFQACSSTTIIKSIPAGAKVYILDEYKGTTPYVHTDQKIVGSKIPIKLKLDGYKDFHTVLIKDEKFQFGACCGGIIFLFPFIWIMGYNPEHTYELEEFSQE from the coding sequence ATGTGCCTTTTCAAAGCAAAGTTTAATATTTTCTGTATCATTTTAACTGTAGCTATAATGTTTCAAGCGTGTTCTAGCACCACAATAATAAAATCAATTCCAGCTGGTGCAAAAGTGTATATCCTTGATGAATATAAAGGAACAACACCGTATGTTCATACAGATCAAAAAATTGTAGGTAGTAAAATCCCAATTAAATTAAAATTAGATGGTTATAAGGATTTTCACACTGTTTTAATAAAGGATGAAAAATTTCAATTTGGTGCGTGTTGTGGTGGAATTATATTCTTATTTCCATTTATTTGGATTATGGGATACAATCCTGAGCATACCTATGAATTAGAAGAGTTTTCACAGGAATAA